The following are encoded in a window of Pseudalgibacter alginicilyticus genomic DNA:
- a CDS encoding MmcQ/YjbR family DNA-binding protein, with translation MNIEQIRAYCLSKKGTSEDFPFDEQILVFKVLGKMFALTSLKGWETNTPSINLKADPDYAQELRAEYPSIRPGYHMSKKHWNTIYIHEGEVSPKFLFQLIDHSYDMVVKGLPKKTRDSLM, from the coding sequence GTAAAAAAGGTACTTCAGAAGATTTTCCTTTTGACGAACAAATTTTAGTATTTAAAGTTTTAGGAAAAATGTTTGCTTTAACTTCTTTAAAAGGCTGGGAAACTAATACGCCATCAATTAATTTAAAAGCAGATCCGGATTATGCACAAGAACTTCGTGCAGAATATCCAAGTATACGTCCTGGCTACCATATGAGTAAAAAACATTGGAATACCATTTATATTCATGAAGGGGAAGTGTCTCCAAAATTTTTGTTCCAATTAATAGATCATTCCTACGATATGGTTGTTAAAGGTTTGCCTAAAAAAACAAGAGATAGTTTAATGTAA
- a CDS encoding PhnA domain-containing protein, with protein MSVLQTLQDRSNNTCELCTSTDNLKQYTIPPSLNENVANDVLVCGTCLSQINGDSDMDANHWRCLNDSMWSEHIAVQIMAWRMLQRLRNEGWPKDLLDMMYLDEEAMALARATGEHEDEANKVIHRDVNGVILQAGDSVVLIKDLKVKGSSMVAKQGTAVRNIRLDHENDKYIEGKVGAQQIVIITDYVKKM; from the coding sequence ATGAGCGTTCTACAAACCCTACAAGACAGAAGCAATAATACTTGTGAATTATGTACATCCACTGATAATTTAAAGCAATATACCATTCCACCTTCTTTAAATGAAAATGTGGCTAATGATGTATTGGTTTGTGGTACTTGTTTAAGTCAAATAAATGGCGATTCAGATATGGATGCTAATCATTGGCGTTGTTTAAACGATAGTATGTGGAGCGAACATATTGCAGTACAAATTATGGCTTGGCGTATGCTACAACGACTGCGTAATGAAGGTTGGCCTAAGGATTTGCTGGATATGATGTATTTAGATGAAGAGGCTATGGCATTGGCAAGGGCAACTGGAGAGCATGAAGATGAAGCTAATAAAGTGATCCATCGTGATGTCAATGGTGTTATTTTACAAGCAGGAGATTCTGTTGTGTTAATAAAAGATTTAAAAGTAAAAGGGTCAAGTATGGTTGCAAAACAAGGTACTGCAGTAAGAAATATTCGCTTGGATCATGAAAATGATAAATATATTGAAGGTAAAGTAGGTGCGCAGCAAATAGTTATTATTACAGACTACGTTAAAAAGATGTAA
- a CDS encoding aldehyde dehydrogenase (NADP(+)), with protein sequence MLTGKSYIGSQLSRNETKTFKTFNPQLNAENPTVFFEATSNEVNQAVQLAAQAFKTYRNISGSQKAAFLNAVADEILKLGDILLKMYCQESGLSISRAESERERTIGHLRMFANLVQEGSWVQATIDTSEPSRVPNAKPDIRNMLMPLGPVVVFGASNFPLAYSTAGGDTVSALAAGCPVIVKSHAMHAGTGELVAAAIIQAVEKTNMPHGVFSNLNSGGIEVGQQLVKHPEVKAVGFTGSITGGRALYDLAAKREVPIPVFAEMGSINPVVILPEALRYKKEAFANTLAKSMTTGTGQFCTNPGLIIGIKNDFLDDFIVKLSEEVAKISPSCMLHPNIKAAFRKGKSKALEQDGLRTEVVYTDNVKPNYAKQMLVSVEGQFFLNNKILHEEVFGPYSIVVKCKDKNEMEMIISNLEGQLTGTIIAENNEMQNYMSIVEALQNRVGRIIFNGVPTGVEVCNAMVHGGPYPASSDSRFTAVGINAIKRWVRPFCYQNWPDYLLPDALKNENPLGLLREVDTKHTKSSILV encoded by the coding sequence ATGTTAACAGGAAAAAGTTATATAGGTAGTCAATTATCAAGAAACGAAACTAAAACCTTCAAAACCTTCAATCCACAATTGAATGCTGAAAATCCTACTGTTTTTTTTGAAGCGACTTCCAATGAAGTAAATCAGGCAGTACAATTAGCCGCTCAAGCATTTAAAACATATCGGAATATTTCAGGGTCACAAAAAGCTGCTTTTTTAAATGCTGTTGCAGATGAAATTTTAAAACTAGGAGACATACTTCTCAAAATGTATTGTCAGGAATCAGGGTTATCCATTTCGCGTGCAGAAAGTGAACGTGAGAGAACCATTGGTCATTTACGGATGTTTGCTAATCTCGTACAAGAAGGGTCATGGGTGCAGGCAACTATTGATACATCAGAACCAAGTCGAGTGCCAAATGCTAAACCGGATATTCGAAACATGTTAATGCCATTAGGGCCAGTGGTAGTTTTTGGAGCCAGCAATTTTCCGTTAGCATATTCTACGGCTGGAGGCGATACCGTTTCGGCGCTGGCAGCTGGGTGCCCAGTCATCGTAAAATCTCATGCTATGCATGCGGGTACTGGCGAGTTAGTGGCTGCTGCTATCATACAAGCCGTGGAAAAAACAAATATGCCTCATGGGGTGTTTTCAAATCTAAATAGCGGTGGGATAGAGGTAGGCCAGCAATTGGTTAAACATCCTGAGGTAAAAGCTGTTGGTTTTACAGGAAGTATTACTGGAGGTCGTGCCTTGTACGATTTGGCTGCTAAACGTGAAGTGCCAATACCCGTTTTTGCCGAAATGGGAAGTATCAATCCTGTTGTTATTTTACCTGAAGCTTTACGGTATAAAAAAGAAGCATTTGCAAATACGTTAGCTAAATCAATGACAACTGGAACAGGACAATTTTGTACCAATCCAGGTTTAATAATTGGCATTAAAAATGATTTTTTAGATGATTTTATTGTCAAGTTGTCAGAAGAGGTTGCTAAAATCTCTCCATCTTGTATGCTACATCCTAATATTAAAGCAGCTTTTAGAAAGGGGAAAAGTAAAGCTTTGGAGCAAGATGGATTAAGAACAGAAGTGGTTTATACTGATAATGTAAAACCTAACTATGCAAAACAAATGCTGGTTTCTGTGGAGGGACAGTTTTTTTTAAATAATAAAATACTGCATGAAGAAGTTTTTGGCCCTTATTCTATAGTGGTGAAATGCAAGGACAAAAACGAAATGGAAATGATTATTTCTAACTTAGAAGGGCAACTAACAGGAACAATAATTGCGGAAAATAACGAAATGCAAAATTATATGAGTATTGTAGAGGCACTTCAAAATAGAGTAGGACGCATTATTTTTAATGGAGTCCCAACAGGGGTTGAGGTTTGTAATGCCATGGTGCACGGTGGGCCTTATCCAGCATCATCAGATAGTAGGTTTACTGCTGTAGGGATAAATGCTATAAAACGTTGGGTAAGACCTTTTTGTTATCAAAATTGGCCTGATTATTTGTTGCCAGATGCTCTTAAAAATGAAAATCCTCTGGGTCTTTTAAGAGAGGTTGATACTAAGCACACGAAGTCTTCTATTTTAGTGTAG
- a CDS encoding STAS domain-containing protein has product MSLRITSCNNYFKLKGIFNKESMNVFKSEFENIFDHFSSLTINIEDIESMDSFGVNALAGLHEQSVSKNRKLSIIGLGCKDLYDHFKSNSAA; this is encoded by the coding sequence ATGAGCCTAAGAATTACAAGTTGCAACAACTACTTTAAGTTAAAAGGAATTTTTAACAAAGAAAGTATGAATGTGTTTAAATCTGAATTTGAAAATATATTTGATCATTTCAGTTCACTTACAATTAATATTGAAGATATAGAAAGCATGGATAGCTTTGGGGTAAACGCCTTGGCTGGTTTACATGAACAATCTGTTTCCAAAAACAGAAAATTATCAATAATAGGTTTGGGCTGTAAAGACTTGTACGATCACTTTAAATCTAATTCTGCTGCGTAA
- a CDS encoding DMT family transporter has protein sequence MKNQHSNHLLLLTLATLFISTSGTLGRFIDLPTSIIIWWRAALAALFLFIFSKYKKTNLKIHSRKDFFIILLSSLFLAAHWVTYFYALKLSNVALGMLSMFTFPIITTFLEPLFTNSKLSSIHIFLGALVLLGIYILAPSFDFESAHLKGIIFGVFSAFCYATRNLMLKKPAANYDGTSLMLFQTVIVTIVLFPVLFMKDLSNLSNQFPYLILLGLLTTAIGHSLFISSLKYFSVSTASIIGSTQPIFGIIIAFIFLGETPTLNTFIGGSLILITVIVESIRSRKENN, from the coding sequence ATGAAAAATCAACACAGCAATCATTTACTATTACTCACATTAGCTACTTTATTTATTAGCACTTCAGGTACCTTGGGTCGGTTTATCGATTTACCAACGTCCATAATTATATGGTGGCGTGCAGCCTTAGCTGCTTTGTTTCTTTTTATATTTTCTAAATACAAAAAAACGAACCTTAAAATTCATTCAAGAAAGGATTTTTTCATCATATTACTCAGTAGTCTATTTTTAGCAGCACATTGGGTAACGTATTTTTATGCCTTAAAATTATCTAATGTCGCATTAGGTATGTTATCAATGTTTACATTTCCAATTATTACTACTTTTTTAGAACCCCTATTTACAAACTCCAAATTAAGTAGTATTCACATTTTTTTAGGCGCTTTAGTATTGTTGGGCATTTATATTCTTGCTCCTAGTTTTGATTTTGAAAGCGCTCATTTAAAAGGCATTATATTCGGTGTTTTTTCAGCATTTTGTTATGCCACTAGAAATTTAATGCTTAAAAAACCAGCTGCTAACTACGATGGTACATCCCTCATGTTGTTTCAAACCGTTATTGTAACTATTGTTTTATTTCCTGTATTATTCATGAAAGATCTTAGTAATCTTTCAAACCAATTTCCCTACCTTATTTTATTAGGCTTGCTCACAACCGCTATAGGTCACTCATTATTTATTAGTAGCTTAAAATATTTTTCAGTTAGCACTGCAAGTATTATTGGTAGTACGCAACCTATTTTCGGAATTATCATTGCTTTTATATTTTTAGGAGAAACCCCCACACTAAATACTTTTATTGGCGGTTCTTTAATTTTAATTACCGTAATTGTTGAAAGTATTCGATCCAGAAAAGAAAATAATTAA
- a CDS encoding dipeptidase produces MQNIQSYIKEHKNRFINELIELLKIPSISADSAYISDVLKTAESIKISLEKAGCETVEICETNGFPIVFGEKTINKNLPTILVYGHYDVQPADPIELWTSPPFEPVIKKTDSHPEGAIFARGACDDKGQMYMHVKALEFMTSTNQLPCNVKFMIEGEEEVGSKNLNEFVKNNRKKLKNDVILISDTGMIANDIPSITTGLRGLSYVEVEITGPNRDLHSGLYGGAVANPINILTKMIASLHDENNHITIPGFYDAVEELSKTERSEMAKAPFSLENYQKALNIDSVYGEKGYTTNERNSIRPTLDVNGIWGGYTGEGAKTVIASKAYAKISMRLVPHQDWEEITQLFKNHFESIAPKSVKVKVTPHHGGQGYVTPIDSTGYQAASKAYQKTFEKTPIPQRSGGSIPIVALFEKELNSKTILMGFGLDSDAIHSPNEHFGIFNYLKGIETIPYFYKYFTELSK; encoded by the coding sequence ATGCAAAACATTCAATCTTATATAAAAGAACATAAAAATCGTTTCATAAACGAATTAATAGAACTACTAAAAATCCCATCTATAAGTGCCGATTCCGCTTATATATCTGATGTATTAAAAACTGCTGAATCTATTAAAATAAGCTTAGAAAAAGCAGGTTGTGAAACCGTTGAAATTTGTGAAACCAACGGTTTTCCTATTGTATTTGGCGAAAAAACAATTAACAAAAACCTACCTACCATTTTGGTTTATGGGCACTACGATGTACAACCAGCAGACCCCATAGAATTATGGACTTCACCTCCTTTTGAGCCCGTAATTAAAAAAACAGACTCCCATCCTGAGGGTGCTATTTTTGCTCGTGGAGCTTGCGATGACAAAGGGCAAATGTATATGCACGTGAAAGCTTTGGAATTTATGACTTCAACCAACCAACTTCCTTGCAATGTTAAGTTTATGATTGAGGGCGAAGAAGAAGTTGGCAGCAAAAACTTGAATGAATTTGTAAAAAACAATCGTAAGAAGCTAAAAAACGATGTTATTTTAATATCCGACACAGGAATGATAGCCAATGACATTCCTTCAATTACTACAGGTTTACGTGGATTAAGCTATGTAGAAGTGGAAATAACGGGACCAAATCGCGATTTACATTCTGGTCTCTATGGCGGTGCTGTTGCCAATCCTATCAATATTTTAACTAAAATGATTGCATCCTTACACGATGAAAATAATCATATTACCATTCCTGGATTTTATGATGCCGTTGAAGAACTTTCAAAAACAGAACGTTCAGAAATGGCCAAAGCACCTTTTTCATTAGAAAACTACCAAAAAGCATTAAATATAGATTCTGTTTACGGCGAAAAAGGATACACCACCAACGAACGTAATTCTATCAGACCTACATTAGATGTGAATGGTATTTGGGGTGGCTACACAGGTGAAGGCGCAAAAACCGTTATAGCCAGCAAAGCCTATGCAAAAATCTCAATGCGTTTGGTTCCTCACCAAGATTGGGAAGAAATAACACAGCTTTTCAAAAATCATTTTGAAAGTATTGCTCCAAAAAGCGTGAAAGTAAAAGTAACACCACACCACGGTGGGCAAGGTTATGTTACACCCATTGATAGCACGGGCTACCAAGCCGCATCCAAAGCCTATCAAAAAACGTTTGAAAAAACACCTATTCCGCAACGCAGCGGTGGCAGTATCCCCATTGTAGCACTTTTTGAGAAAGAGCTCAACAGCAAAACCATTTTAATGGGCTTTGGCTTAGATAGTGATGCTATTCACTCACCAAACGAACACTTTGGGATTTTTAATTATTTAAAAGGCATCGAAACCATTCCTTATTTTTATAAATATTTTACGGAACTTTCTAAATAA
- a CDS encoding TonB-dependent receptor: MFQKILSIWLCFSFSTVAFSQDTFQIKGIVLNTDTLHPVEGAHVVGKNLFSVTTSTGDFTINNVREGVYTFSIYHIGYSPKKFTVNVGTEMESVTVYLNESATNLEEIEVNGKSKKREAMESPIVTHIVSKAFLNKNRENSLMQTLSKIPGVSTINIGSGQSKPVIRGLGFNRVAVVQNGVKHEAQQWGNDHGLEIDQYGIENIQIVKGPASLIYGSDAIAGVVDIQPNKMPMQHSLKGEINVLGESNNDLFGISAGVITRKDKWFYGGRVTYRDYGDYKVPTDKINYENYIFDLHDNNLRNTAGKEANASASIGYVSDFMKSETTFSNVNAKNGFFANAHGLEVRASNIDYDSSSRDIDLPYHKVNHFKITNNTTLYGEKHTFHIDLGYQNNLREERSEPSAHGYMPAPSDSNERLFSKNSYALNVRDAFKPNDKHDVVMGVNIEYQDNNIGGWGFLIPEYNRFVVGAFAFDQFEIHPDLHFLAGIRYDYGFIDTKAYFDWFPSTINNSDGSTSHVYLQRSKNKSSNFGNISASTGLSYIKKNTTYKMNIGKSFRMPLSNELASDGVNYHMYRYEKGNLDLDPEESYQLDVDIDHTTKLFSVGISPFVNFFENYIYLNPTSNYYETLQIYEYTQTKVFRFGGELRVGAKVFNNLQLDASAEYVYSRQTSGAKEGFTLPFSPPLSGLFSANYQFKDFFFLNKPQLIADFKIANSQDEIVPPEEKTDGYQLLNMSFLAEMDFFRNNQSIEMRIKLNNVFNTKYYDHTSYYRLIDVPEPGRNISISLTIPFNK, encoded by the coding sequence ATGTTTCAAAAAATATTAAGCATATGGCTATGTTTTAGCTTTAGCACTGTTGCCTTTTCACAAGATACTTTTCAAATCAAAGGTATTGTTCTGAACACGGATACTTTACATCCAGTGGAAGGAGCCCATGTTGTTGGAAAAAATTTATTTTCAGTTACAACTTCAACAGGTGATTTTACTATAAATAATGTGAGAGAAGGCGTTTATACTTTTTCAATTTACCATATAGGGTATTCGCCTAAAAAATTTACGGTCAATGTTGGTACAGAGATGGAGTCTGTTACAGTATACTTAAATGAATCTGCCACCAATTTAGAAGAAATAGAGGTTAATGGTAAAAGTAAAAAAAGAGAGGCGATGGAATCTCCTATAGTGACTCATATAGTTTCAAAGGCATTTCTAAATAAAAATAGAGAAAATAGTTTAATGCAAACTTTAAGTAAGATTCCTGGGGTAAGTACTATTAATATTGGGTCTGGGCAGTCTAAGCCAGTTATAAGAGGTTTAGGGTTTAATAGAGTAGCAGTCGTTCAAAATGGTGTAAAACATGAAGCCCAACAATGGGGGAATGACCATGGCTTAGAAATTGATCAATATGGAATTGAAAATATACAAATTGTAAAAGGTCCTGCGTCATTAATATATGGATCTGATGCCATTGCGGGAGTTGTGGACATTCAGCCGAATAAAATGCCTATGCAACATTCATTGAAAGGCGAGATAAATGTATTGGGAGAAAGTAATAATGATTTATTTGGGATTTCTGCAGGTGTTATTACTAGAAAGGATAAATGGTTTTATGGAGGTAGGGTAACGTATAGAGATTATGGGGATTATAAAGTGCCCACAGATAAAATAAATTATGAAAATTACATTTTTGATTTACATGATAATAATTTAAGAAATACAGCCGGTAAAGAGGCTAATGCAAGTGCTAGTATTGGTTATGTTTCTGACTTTATGAAATCTGAAACGACGTTTAGCAATGTGAATGCAAAAAATGGTTTTTTTGCTAATGCTCATGGCTTGGAGGTTAGGGCATCAAATATTGATTATGATAGTTCGAGTAGAGATATTGATTTGCCTTACCATAAAGTAAATCATTTTAAAATTACAAATAACACGACTTTGTATGGTGAAAAACACACTTTTCATATTGATTTAGGGTATCAAAATAATTTAAGAGAAGAGCGTTCAGAGCCTTCGGCACATGGCTACATGCCAGCTCCATCAGATAGTAACGAACGCCTTTTTAGTAAAAATAGCTACGCCTTAAATGTGAGAGATGCTTTTAAGCCTAATGATAAGCATGATGTTGTTATGGGGGTGAATATAGAGTATCAGGATAACAATATTGGTGGCTGGGGATTTTTAATTCCAGAATATAACAGGTTTGTTGTAGGAGCATTTGCTTTTGATCAATTTGAGATTCATCCCGATTTGCATTTTCTGGCAGGAATACGTTATGATTATGGTTTTATAGACACTAAAGCTTATTTTGACTGGTTCCCTTCTACTATAAATAATAGTGATGGCTCTACGTCTCATGTGTATTTGCAACGATCTAAAAATAAATCTTCCAATTTTGGAAATATTAGTGCGTCAACTGGGCTGAGTTATATCAAAAAGAATACTACTTACAAAATGAATATAGGTAAAAGCTTCAGGATGCCTTTATCTAATGAGTTAGCTTCAGATGGTGTAAACTATCACATGTATCGTTATGAAAAAGGAAATCTTGATTTAGACCCTGAAGAATCGTATCAATTAGATGTTGATATAGATCATACCACCAAATTATTTAGTGTTGGTATCAGTCCTTTTGTTAATTTTTTCGAGAACTATATTTATTTGAATCCAACTTCAAATTATTACGAGACTTTGCAGATATATGAATATACACAGACTAAAGTTTTTAGGTTTGGTGGTGAACTTAGAGTAGGTGCTAAGGTGTTTAATAACTTGCAATTAGATGCTTCAGCAGAGTATGTGTATTCCAGACAAACAAGTGGAGCAAAAGAAGGTTTTACATTGCCTTTTTCACCACCATTATCCGGATTGTTTTCTGCAAACTACCAATTCAAAGATTTTTTCTTTTTAAATAAACCACAATTAATAGCTGATTTTAAAATAGCAAACTCTCAAGATGAAATTGTGCCGCCTGAAGAAAAAACGGATGGCTATCAGTTATTAAATATGTCTTTTTTAGCAGAGATGGATTTCTTCAGAAATAATCAGTCTATTGAAATGCGTATCAAGCTTAACAATGTATTTAATACTAAATATTATGATCATACCAGCTATTATAGATTAATAGATGTGCCAGAGCCTGGCAGAAATATATCAATATCATTAACAATACCATTTAATAAATAA
- a CDS encoding DUF4625 domain-containing protein, with amino-acid sequence MKTNFKFLAIIAFLGTFLYSCSSDDDSSALNAPVISNFEYGEGSEHSTDPVAYIGSDIHLEAEISAEATVSSITLIIHDHDLEVGEGEEKWSFEQVFTKESYLVINPTFHEHVDVPSTAPEGEYHIELIVTDALGNITEVEGHIEILHPITISDFSIDSTVARGDDFHVEFMIDAVNGIHSIFVDMHADGLSVGEGEEEFDYEYEYLGDYHEQTSVEFHEHIDVAPTAPAGEYHIIFTVEDEDGNTKEYETHIDVTAPVV; translated from the coding sequence ATGAAAACAAATTTTAAATTTTTAGCTATCATTGCTTTCCTTGGAACCTTTTTATATTCTTGTAGTAGTGATGACGACAGTTCAGCATTAAATGCGCCTGTAATCTCTAATTTTGAATATGGAGAAGGCAGTGAGCATTCAACAGATCCTGTGGCTTATATAGGATCAGATATTCATTTAGAAGCAGAAATTAGTGCAGAGGCTACCGTAAGTAGCATAACCCTTATAATTCACGACCATGATTTAGAAGTTGGAGAAGGTGAAGAAAAATGGAGTTTTGAACAAGTATTTACCAAAGAAAGTTATTTGGTTATTAACCCTACTTTTCATGAGCATGTAGATGTTCCATCAACAGCGCCAGAAGGTGAGTATCATATAGAACTTATAGTAACTGATGCGTTGGGTAACATTACCGAAGTTGAAGGTCATATTGAAATTTTACATCCAATTACAATTAGTGATTTTTCTATTGATAGTACGGTAGCTAGAGGGGATGATTTTCATGTAGAGTTTATGATAGATGCAGTAAATGGTATTCATAGCATTTTTGTTGATATGCATGCGGATGGACTTTCAGTTGGTGAAGGCGAAGAAGAATTTGATTATGAATATGAATATTTGGGTGATTACCACGAACAAACTTCTGTAGAATTTCATGAACATATAGATGTTGCCCCTACTGCACCTGCTGGAGAGTATCATATCATTTTTACAGTTGAAGATGAAGATGGTAATACCAAAGAATATGAAACACATATAGATGTTACAGCGCCTGTTGTTTAA
- a CDS encoding DUF4625 domain-containing protein: MKSTLKKICFFLPLLIIASCSSDDGADKDEEKPTITINYNEGFPQACAELVRGETYNFKAMVTDNQALASYSLDIHHNFNQHTHDDQVGECVLDEIKTAVNPLVFIKNYSIENGPKSYEISISVTIPDDIDTGDYHCAYSITDETGWQTRTSIDIKIVE; the protein is encoded by the coding sequence ATGAAATCTACTTTAAAAAAGATATGTTTTTTTCTTCCTCTACTTATAATAGCTTCATGTTCGAGTGATGATGGGGCAGATAAAGATGAAGAAAAACCAACTATTACTATTAATTACAATGAAGGTTTTCCACAAGCTTGTGCAGAACTTGTTAGAGGTGAAACCTATAATTTCAAGGCTATGGTGACTGATAATCAAGCATTGGCTTCATATAGTTTAGATATTCATCATAATTTTAACCAACATACTCATGATGATCAAGTTGGTGAATGTGTTTTAGATGAAATAAAGACAGCTGTCAATCCTTTAGTTTTTATAAAAAATTATTCCATTGAAAACGGACCAAAAAGCTATGAAATAAGTATAAGTGTTACTATTCCTGACGATATTGATACTGGAGATTATCACTGCGCTTATTCTATAACAGATGAAACTGGTTGGCAAACTAGAACTTCCATAGATATAAAAATTGTTGAATAA
- a CDS encoding MerC domain-containing protein, with product MIFINRKADSIGVISSALCLIHCVATPFIFIAQTGLLTCCSATPSWWGLIDYFFLGISFLAVYHTTNTTVSKWVKPALWLSWGLLFLVIINEKTTWFSFGENIIYIPTISLIVLHLYNRKYCKCDIDKCCVHKG from the coding sequence ATGATATTTATAAATAGAAAAGCAGATAGTATCGGGGTTATATCTAGTGCTCTATGTTTAATACATTGTGTAGCTACACCGTTTATTTTTATAGCACAAACCGGTTTATTAACCTGTTGTAGTGCTACACCTAGTTGGTGGGGACTAATAGATTATTTTTTCTTAGGAATTTCTTTTCTTGCTGTTTATCATACAACAAATACAACGGTAAGTAAATGGGTAAAACCGGCTTTATGGTTAAGTTGGGGCTTGTTGTTTTTAGTAATTATTAACGAAAAAACAACTTGGTTTTCTTTTGGAGAAAACATAATTTATATACCAACAATTTCATTGATAGTTTTGCATTTATACAATAGAAAATATTGTAAATGTGATATAGATAAGTGTTGCGTGCATAAGGGATAA
- a CDS encoding alkaline phosphatase, producing the protein MDRRKFFKNGSILALGTSMLNPFGIDASNVQLLNKNKKAKNIIIIVSDGMSIGTLNMTDLYLSRKRGQGTSWLQLYKDNKVKRALMDMSSANSIVTDSAAASSSWGGGVRINNGSLNVSKNGEFHLPIWQKFKQAGKKAGCVTTVPITHATPAGFCVNSKTRNAQDEIAEMYLEQNFDVMMGGGQNYFSSKKRKDKKDMFQAYSLKGYEVVKTRNEMFSASNSKPILGVFNEDALPYSIDRENSNALLKKVPTLAEMTKKAIEVMKNHPKGFVLQVEAGKVDWAAHGNDISGLIYDQVAHDEAIQVAIDFAEQDGETLVIITTDHGNANPGVIYGNQANDNFDSIQKYKHTNEWILNGIEKEMSVTQLKERVHYANNFALTDEESKLLLSYYSNLQTEDGLYNPRHLPFKVLAEIQKQHNSVGWISMQHSADYVELAMLGPGSQLLKPFIKNTDLHYLMLEAAEIENKF; encoded by the coding sequence ATGGATAGAAGAAAATTTTTTAAAAACGGATCGATTCTCGCATTAGGAACAAGCATGCTAAATCCTTTTGGGATTGATGCAAGTAATGTTCAACTCTTAAACAAGAACAAAAAAGCAAAGAATATTATCATTATTGTTAGTGATGGGATGAGTATTGGTACTTTAAACATGACAGATTTATATCTATCCAGAAAAAGGGGGCAAGGTACCAGCTGGTTGCAATTATACAAGGATAACAAAGTGAAGAGGGCTTTAATGGATATGTCTTCTGCTAATTCTATTGTAACAGATTCTGCTGCCGCAAGTTCGTCTTGGGGTGGTGGTGTTAGAATTAATAATGGTTCATTAAACGTGAGTAAAAATGGAGAATTTCATCTTCCTATTTGGCAAAAATTTAAACAAGCCGGAAAAAAGGCCGGATGTGTGACTACAGTTCCAATTACGCACGCTACACCTGCAGGTTTTTGTGTAAATTCAAAAACAAGGAATGCACAAGATGAAATTGCAGAAATGTATTTGGAACAAAATTTTGATGTGATGATGGGGGGTGGGCAAAATTATTTTTCTTCTAAAAAAAGGAAAGATAAAAAGGATATGTTTCAAGCTTATAGTTTAAAGGGATATGAGGTTGTTAAAACGAGAAACGAGATGTTTTCTGCATCAAACAGTAAACCTATTTTAGGAGTGTTTAATGAAGATGCACTCCCTTACTCTATAGATAGAGAAAATAGTAATGCGTTACTTAAAAAAGTGCCTACTTTAGCTGAAATGACTAAAAAAGCTATTGAAGTAATGAAAAATCATCCTAAAGGTTTTGTGCTGCAAGTGGAAGCAGGAAAAGTGGATTGGGCTGCTCATGGTAATGATATTTCAGGGCTTATTTATGACCAAGTTGCTCATGATGAAGCCATACAAGTGGCTATAGATTTTGCAGAACAAGATGGAGAAACATTAGTTATTATAACTACAGACCATGGTAATGCAAATCCAGGAGTTATTTATGGTAATCAAGCAAATGATAATTTCGATTCAATTCAAAAATATAAACATACTAATGAATGGATTTTAAATGGGATAGAAAAGGAAATGTCTGTGACTCAATTAAAAGAAAGAGTGCACTATGCTAATAATTTTGCTCTTACTGACGAAGAATCTAAACTATTATTAAGTTATTATTCTAATCTACAAACAGAAGATGGCCTTTACAATCCGAGACATCTCCCCTTTAAGGTTTTAGCAGAAATACAAAAACAGCATAATTCTGTAGGATGGATTAGTATGCAACATTCAGCTGATTATGTAGAATTGGCTATGCTTGGTCCAGGAAGTCAATTGTTAAAGCCTTTTATAAAAAACACAGATCTTCATTATTTGATGTTAGAGGCAGCTGAAATTGAAAATAAATTTTAA